A single genomic interval of Desulfovibrio intestinalis harbors:
- a CDS encoding thioredoxin family protein, translating into MYTMLTSESVEAAIAATNSGILLCSKKLCSHCKNMEKVVEKFKAQFPDVMFLKVDSEESPEAMTALGAERVPTVIVIKDGKAVARKPGLMNPRELAAFYSSAK; encoded by the coding sequence ATGTATACGATGCTTACCAGTGAATCGGTTGAAGCTGCTATTGCTGCCACCAATAGCGGTATTTTGCTTTGTTCAAAAAAACTCTGCTCACATTGCAAGAATATGGAAAAGGTCGTTGAGAAATTCAAGGCGCAGTTTCCTGACGTCATGTTCTTGAAAGTAGATAGCGAAGAATCGCCCGAAGCCATGACTGCCCTTGGCGCGGAAAGAGTGCCCACAGTCATTGTTATCAAAGACGGCAAGGCTGTGGCTCGCAAGCCTGGGCTCATGAATCCTCGTGAACTGGCCGCATTCTACAGTAGCGCAAAGTAG
- a CDS encoding NAD(P)/FAD-dependent oxidoreductase: MKDILHYDIAVIGGGMAGMTAGVYAARANRSCVILESNITGGLTNSTYLVENFPSYTSIHGMELMQKCRDQVDSLGVAVEEVCEIQSVDLEAPYKRIETEEAVYLAKSVILATGRKPVLLDVPTECEQVHYCAICDGAPYAGKKILLVGGGNSAFDEGLYLKHLGVAQITIVEEMNRLFAAQAAQDALLGCDNVRCVLGTKVKDLAVVNGVLTGAVLENCASGECAVVEADGVFVFLGQIPNNELFKDAIRVNEAGYVLADADMQTNIPGVFSAGDINVKQFRQLTTAAADGTIAALMADRYVRSLG; encoded by the coding sequence ATGAAAGACATCCTACACTATGATATCGCCGTCATCGGCGGCGGCATGGCCGGTATGACCGCTGGCGTCTATGCGGCGCGCGCCAACAGAAGTTGCGTTATACTTGAGAGCAACATCACCGGAGGTTTGACCAATTCCACGTATCTTGTAGAGAATTTTCCCTCGTATACCTCGATTCACGGCATGGAGCTCATGCAGAAATGCCGTGATCAGGTGGACAGCCTTGGGGTTGCTGTTGAAGAAGTTTGCGAAATTCAAAGCGTGGATCTTGAGGCTCCATACAAACGCATTGAAACCGAAGAGGCAGTTTATCTTGCCAAAAGTGTTATCCTTGCCACAGGTAGAAAGCCCGTGTTGCTGGACGTGCCCACGGAGTGCGAACAGGTTCACTATTGTGCCATCTGTGACGGGGCACCCTACGCAGGCAAGAAAATTCTTCTGGTGGGTGGAGGCAACAGCGCTTTTGATGAAGGTCTGTACCTGAAGCATCTTGGCGTTGCGCAGATAACCATAGTTGAGGAAATGAACCGCCTGTTTGCCGCCCAAGCCGCTCAGGACGCTTTGCTTGGTTGTGATAACGTCCGTTGCGTTCTTGGCACGAAGGTGAAGGATCTTGCGGTGGTCAATGGAGTATTAACTGGCGCTGTTCTGGAAAACTGCGCGTCGGGCGAGTGTGCTGTGGTTGAAGCTGATGGCGTGTTTGTTTTTCTGGGCCAGATTCCGAATAATGAGCTTTTTAAGGATGCCATCAGGGTCAATGAAGCAGGGTATGTTCTTGCCGATGCTGACATGCAGACGAATATTCCTGGAGTATTCTCTGCTGGCGATATTAATGTTAAACAGTTTCGTCAACTTACTACGGCAGCAGCTGACGGCACCATAGCGGCGCTTATGGCGGACAGGTATGTTAGATCGCTAGGGTGA